TTCCTACTTTCTTTTTTTCACAACCTAAAAATAACATAGTTAACACCTTTTAAACATCTCATTTACATATTAATTTAACATCTTCATGTCACATATTACGAGCTATGTACGACTTCATAGATTTCTATCTTTGATCCAGTTGCAGTTGTGCCTCGTGTTCGACGCTCAGCGTGAGCTTGACGAAAAGCATCGCTTTCAGTCCATGCCTTAAAATCTTCCTTGCTTTCCCATTTTGTATACACAACTTGTTTCTCTTCTTCCGACGAGCTTAAAAATTGAAATTCTACACAACCTGGTACCTTTTTCATATTTTCAGCACTTTTGCTAAATAACTCAACCATTTTTGACTTACCGTCTTCAGGTACAGTTAACACATTCATCACTACATACATGTTATAACCTCCACTTTCTGTTATTGGATAAGATCTTTTTAATCACTTTACATTCTTATATCCATCTTAACAGCAAACCTTTGCATTATTCAATTTTTACACTTAATCGTCACGGAATCACAATAATATATAAACAGTAAATATTAAAGAAATAGCATTTTTTCAAAGCTAGTTGTCACATTAACTGTTGTTTCGTTTTCAAAATAAAAAAATCACACATATACACCAAAAGCTCGTGGCACCATCACTTCTTTATATAATAAACGTGTATAACCATCTCTTGCTGTTTTAATTGGTAACACTAGCGATAAAAGTGTCTTTAAAAAACAAAAAGACTGGCCTATAAAACCTTTGTCAAAATAGCTAACACATGTATGCGTATTACTATAAAGGTTATTGGCCAGCCTTATCTTTAGCAAGAAATAAACGGCATTATATATCTTTGCAAAAATAACAAAACGTTTATACATTTAAAAATGGTTTAATTTTCGGAAACACTTTTATTGCATTATGATAAAAAACATCCTCGTGATGCTGCTCTGGTACTAGCTCCTTCACTAAATCAATGTATGCTTGTATCGGAGCAAGTGGCCAATCTGTGCCAAATAATAGCTTGTCGTAACGATCACAAAACGTTAAAGCATGACGTATATGATCTAAAAAATTGGAGTTTATATGCTTTTCAATATCTTGTTTTGTACCAACAAGCCAACCGGATAAATCTGCGTACATATTAGAGTTTTTATATACTACTTCTGCTCCATCTAACACCCACGGATCTCCGAAGTGAGCCATCATAAAAGTGACATCACGATGCTCTACAGCAACTTCATCAAGTGTAAGAGGGTGGGAATACTTTAATAAGCCTCTCTCTGAATAAGTATCTCCTGTATGAAATACGACTGGTAGCCCATATTTCGCAGCTATTTTATATACTGGCTTATAAACGTCATCATACGCATAAAAAGGATAGTACCCTAAATAAATTTTTATCCCGACTACATGAGGCTTCTGAACTTCTTTCTCGAGCATTCGCAATGATTCATTAGTTAAAGTATAAGGATTAACCCCTGCACAATATACAATAGAAGGAGGAATTGACGACGATAGATCAATCCCCATAGGTGTTTGTGCATACTTTGAAGGAAATCCTTGATTGGACGTTTCAGTTAACCCCATTGCAATCCCAAGCACGACATTTGCGTCTTCAAATTCCTTTACGATTCCTTCAGATGAGTAATTAACTTTTGACATTTCATCTGCAGTTTGAAAGAAGCTATTAATATTTGAAAAATGCAAGTGAGCATCAATAATTTTCATGCAATTTTTCCTCTTTTGTTAGAACTAAATTTGCTAAATGATGCAGTGCCTTGTGATTAATTTTACC
This genomic interval from Bacillus sp. SM2101 contains the following:
- a CDS encoding antibiotic biosynthesis monooxygenase, whose protein sequence is MYVVMNVLTVPEDGKSKMVELFSKSAENMKKVPGCVEFQFLSSSEEEKQVVYTKWESKEDFKAWTESDAFRQAHAERRTRGTTATGSKIEIYEVVHSS
- a CDS encoding TatD family hydrolase gives rise to the protein MKIIDAHLHFSNINSFFQTADEMSKVNYSSEGIVKEFEDANVVLGIAMGLTETSNQGFPSKYAQTPMGIDLSSSIPPSIVYCAGVNPYTLTNESLRMLEKEVQKPHVVGIKIYLGYYPFYAYDDVYKPVYKIAAKYGLPVVFHTGDTYSERGLLKYSHPLTLDEVAVEHRDVTFMMAHFGDPWVLDGAEVVYKNSNMYADLSGWLVGTKQDIEKHINSNFLDHIRHALTFCDRYDKLLFGTDWPLAPIQAYIDLVKELVPEQHHEDVFYHNAIKVFPKIKPFLNV